In Mycetocola spongiae, the genomic stretch AGCTCATCCACAAAACCCATCCGGTTAAACGCGGAGAGCGCATTCGGGCTTGCGAAGGTGGTGACACCCTCCACATCAAGACGGATCAGGCCGTCATTGGCGCGCGGTGCCCCGCGGCGCGGTCCGCTGGGTGCGCCCAGATCGGGGAAATCCCCCGCGGCAATCATCTCAAAGAGGTCATCGGCACAGGAGTTAAACGTGAGCTCCTGGCGGCTCGGGGTACGCGTCTCCGAGAGATTGGTATGCCGGGTGAGCACGGCGATGGGGCTCGGGGCGTTCACCGAGGAATTGGAGGCCAGGCGGCGCATCACCGGGACGGCGCGCACGCGCGTGGGCGTCTCCTCATACCAATCGGGTGAGGCCGAGTCCACGATATGGGCGGTCTCAAAGGCGGTGGACACCTGGGTGGCCCACTGCGGCTTAATCCGCTGACCCACAACATCGCGATAAAACAGGGTGGCGGCGCTGGAGGGTCGATAGTGGGAGACCGAGACAAAGCTGCCATCGGCGGTGGGGGCCCACAGCACGATATCGGCAAAGGCGAGATCGGCGAGCAGCTGGGCATCACCCACAAGCATGTGCAACCAGTCGATATCTTCCTCGCCCGCGAGGCCCTGACTGTGGATGAGGTCACTGAGTGTTGACATTGCTCCAGTCTAGGATGCCAAACGTTGTGAGGTGTGCACGCGGCGCGCGATATCCGCCCCAATATTCCGGGCCCGGCCGGGATCGGCGGCGGTGCGGGCCGGTGATGTGCGCGATGGGCCCGCACCGCGGGCCGGTATGCCCCACCGAGGCCACGCGCGATGGGCTCGCCGCGCGGGCAGGCACGCCCCACCGGGGCCGCCCGCGATGGGATCGCGGGCCCCCGATATGCGTCTTAATGACGGGTTGGGGGCGCGGCGGGCGGGCCCCGGAGTTTTCCACAGCGTGCACCCCGGGTCTGTTCCCGGCCGCCCCCGGCTGGTGGAGTGGACAAACCAACCGCCGGGCACCCCGGGGTACCCCCGGTATCCCCGAGGGGTATGCCCGCCCTCGAGAGGAGCAGCAATGAGTGATACCCCGCTTCCCCGCCCGCCCGATCGGCCGCGCGCCGCCGCGTCCCGGGGAGCCCGCCTCCCCGAATCCTCCCCGGGGAGAGGCGCGCCACCGGGCGCGGCCCCGGGTTCTGCGCGGGCCGATCCGGCCGCGGGGGACGGCGATGCCCCCGCGGCCAGCACGCGGGCGGGCGATGCCGCCGCATCCCGCACCGGGGCCACGGAATACCCGCCGCCGGATCTCCGGATTCAGCCGCCCGGACGCAGCGCCGCGTCCCCCTCCGGCGGCAAGCCGGAACTTGGCGGACCGGATGTGCCGCCGCGGCCCGATTTTTCCCCGCCGGCGGCCGCCCCCAACCCCGCCAGACCGGTACCACCCGGGGGCCTGCCACGCCTCCCCCGGCCCGTACCTGCCCGCGCCCACCTCGGCGATCGGGACCCTCGCCCGCTCGCGGATGCCGGGCTCTCCCCCGCTCCCCCGCCCGCACCGGCCAGCTCGGCCTATCGGCCCCGCCCCACCGGGCCGATCTCCGCGCCCCGCGGGGAACCCCGGATCTCCGCGCCGCGATCCGGCGATCAGATCCTGCTGGGCTTCGACCTCCTGGACTGGGGCGACCCTTCCCGCCCCGAGGGCCCCGCCGCGCATCCACGTCTTCCGGGGCCGGGGCTGCGCTCCCCGCAGCGCACAGTCCCGGCGCCCACGCGTCCCCGCGCACCCGCCCGCGGCCCCCGGCGCGGCGGGCGCCCGCGCCCACCCGCGGAACGCCCCCTCCGCCCACCCTCGCCGCCGGGTGTGGCTACGCCCCCCATACCCGAGCCCTCGGGCGAGACGATCTGCGCGCTCTGCGCGAGCCTGCTGGAGGTGCTGGGCGGGGCGCGGCCCGTGGAACAGCTTGCGCGCTGGATCGCCGAACCGGTGTTTAACCGATTAAGGATTCGGGTCACGCTGGCCGCACGCGGTCGCCAATTACGTGGCACCGAGATCCCCGTGCCGGCATATCGATTTGGGCCCGTGCATCGCTGCTCCCCGGCCCCCGGAGTGGTTGAGGCCGCGGTGGTGGTGCGGGATCGGGTGCGGGCGCGGGCCATCGCAATTCGCTTCGAGGGGACGCAGGCGCGCTGGCTCGCCACCGCCATACACGTCCTATAAAAAACGTCCGTTCCAGGCACCGGGTGCCTGGAACGGACGTCAGTTTGG encodes the following:
- a CDS encoding Rv3235 family protein codes for the protein MATPPIPEPSGETICALCASLLEVLGGARPVEQLARWIAEPVFNRLRIRVTLAARGRQLRGTEIPVPAYRFGPVHRCSPAPGVVEAAVVVRDRVRARAIAIRFEGTQARWLATAIHVL